A region of Theileria annulata chromosome 2, complete sequence, *** SEQUENCING IN PROGRESS *** DNA encodes the following proteins:
- a CDS encoding uncharacterized protein (chr2.cand.434 - score = 22.10), with the protein MEFTAKQLLDELINKIEKTQHESNYSILSPENLLNPNLYFSKNTVQSRNLQESKSSEHYKNTDEFRNTEKSGNSEEFGNIEELHDNSVLFDFTINNKCSKHTNNSTNTISNILDRKNKINKKRILIRGYEKVVMKKNDMLSVKKDICNLLFSHFPKYLNSSFRFKVGELCYLKWYDELCLVIINYASQKLLISSDNDFDDNYDNYDQDKNTQDRRNIWLYDINEEVFLDYDNHNLYSKLNELKPINILLDNNFTYNFTHNFKDFKDKHSIRYYFIPMYYVSFPGYKRRCSKLFRFWVQEKDLIKFKSIRFLSHNKDVIKSSIVKSSIKSSVKSTAIKSIVKSPVIENTGKSSRNKDKSKTNKKKNIEITNNCSYIITRTRGDKLWNKRKILPINEYVYDVIHNLYHHDLVSGRYITNNEFFCNNGYIPWIIPKSVRKVVIRHHRLITTNKITIRQTIKYRKSIHLIIQNFKFLLLIISKLSNPYYSTIRNNTRSNNLEIEIIDQLGIISLYMINYLETLNGNIFTKFNEIYINNFYWLDILLLWIDHFFLNNCCYTLYEYNQLLYLTKLYNNNTLSQLLSNIFSHQIIN; encoded by the exons atggAATTTACAGCAAAACAATTATTagatgaattaattaataaaatagaaaaaaCACAAcat gaatcaaattattcaatattatcaccagaaaatttattaaatcctaatttatatttttctaaaaatacaGTACAATCTAGAAATTTACAAGAATCTAAAAGTTCAGaacattataaaaatacGGATGAATTTAGAAATACTGAAAAATCTGGAAATTCTGAagaatttggaaatatAGAAGAATTACATGATAATAGTgttttatttgattttacaattaataataaatgttcaaaacatactaataatagtaCAAATACTATAAGTAATATATTGgatagaaaaaataaaataaataagaaGCGTATATTAATAAGAGGATATGAAAAAGTAGTTATGAAAAAAAATGATATGTTAAGTGTAAAGAAAgatatttgtaatttattgtttAGTCATTTtcctaaatatttaaatagttCTTTTCGTTTTAAAGTTGGTGAACTTTGTTATCTTAAATGGTATGATGAACTTTGTcttgttattattaattatgcTTCACAAAAATTACTCATCAGTTCAG ATAATGATTTTGATGATAATTATGATAATTATGATCAAGATAAAAATACACAG gatAGAAGAAATATATGGTTATATGATATAAATGAAGAAGTATTTTTAGATTATGATAATCATAATCTTtattctaaattaaatgaacttaaaccaattaatattcttttggataataatttcacatataatttcacacataattttaaagattttaaaGATAAACATTCCATTAG atattattttataccaATGTATTATGTATCATTTCCTGGATATAAAAGACGTtgttctaaattatttcgTTTTTGGGTACAAGAAAAAGAtcttattaaatttaaatctataCGTTTTTTATCACATAATAAAGATGTTATAAAGTCATCTATTGTAAAATCTTCCATAAAATCCTCTGTAAAGTCTACTGCTATAAAATCTATTGTAAAGTCCCCAGTAATTGAAAATACGGGCAAATCAAGTAgaaataaagataaatctaaaactaataaaaaaaagaatatagaaattacaaataattgttcatatataattacaagAACACGTGGTGACAAATTATGGAATAAACGTAAAATCTTACCCATTAATGAATATGTATATGATGttatacataatttatatcatcATGATTTAGTATCTGGAAGATATATTACTA ataatgaatttttttgtaataatGGATATATACCATGGATAATACCAAAATCAGTAAGAAAAGTAGTAATACGTCATCATAGATTAATAActacaaataaaataacaattcGACAGACAATCAAATATAGAAAATCAatccatttaataatacaaaatttcaaattcttattattaattatttctaaattatctaatCCATATTATTCTACAATAAGAAATAATACAAGATCgaataatttagaaatagAAATTATAGATCAATTAGGAATTATAAGTTTatatatgataaattatttagaaacattaaatggaaatatatttacaaaattcaatgaaatttatattaataatttctattggcttgatattttattattatggATTGATCATTTTTTTCTTAATAATTGTTGTTATACtttatatgaatataatcaattattatatttaaccaaattatataataataatacattatcacaattattaagtaatattttttcacaccaaataattaattaa
- a CDS encoding uncharacterized protein (chr2.C.cand.81 - score = 6.80;~2 probable transmembrane helices predicted for TA15150 by TMHMM2.0 at aa 21-43 and 48-70;~Signal anchor predicted for TA15150 by SignalP 2.0 HMM (Signal peptide probability 0.000, signal anchor probability 0.829) with cleavage site probability 0.000 between residues 16 and 17), whose translation MVNILEFEEFITRALGFTKTSEFNLSSYVGGLGFGTGLSLVFTKALRTIFVLASGGLLIILVSITLHIISKKY comes from the coding sequence atggtaaatattcttgaatttgaagaatttatAACAAGAGCACTTGGTTTCACAAAGACTTCAGAATTTAATCTTTCGTCATATGTAGGAGGACTTGGATTTGGAACTGGACTCTCATTAGTCTTTACAAAAGCACTTCGAACTATATTTGTATTAGCTTCAGGAggattattaattatacttGTATCAATTACATTACACATAATTTCtaagaaatattaa
- a CDS encoding uncharacterized protein (chr2.cand.433 - transmembrane;~membrane protein, putative;~5 probable transmembrane helices predicted for TA15145 by TMHMM2.0 at aa 133-155, 243-265, 280-302, 309-331 and 367-389) — protein sequence MDVEKGYYTELSSFEMSNSFRKNDSNKNPKSNKRPTDRPTDRRPKERPTHVTDDRPTDLPYDRLDDRPTDTVDNTQDDRLDGSEEFIDTMNEIYSLDKGKTKLYKEFFKLYTDPDESNIEVDNFEPGQTRRKIFLWLLIIILISNPILGGYNLHHFTNYYNNFNQSQLIDIFNPKINNSNKKWYQFSFTVTGPTKSTEVTGNKDTTTGKGTVGPSTVTEGKGANSTDELMEFKRVCDVMSMKICRYSFYEVFGEIIFGIFSLLLMSLCKLPCNNGNSIRFMMPILFILYMLIYRILAFYILIITIKITFYSIITMKPQIINWIPYYITYFLSIHNINPYKDLSILKQIYKLDEFGIKILWLFCLENVYITFSESMELFMVFIKLIFSLIRKILKYNELNFYSNNESGFKFFKCFSRDTFYSSDPHEKYIHSLYNYASDIGTYLKNINVDDYTQGLDDLTNKFKNRQINNQ from the exons aTGGATGTTGAGAAAGGTTATTATACAGAATTAAGTTCTTTTGAAATGTCAAATtcatttagaaaaaatgaTTCAAATAAGAATccaaaatcaaataaaagACCAACTGATAGACCAACTGATCGAAGACCAAAAGAAAGACCAACTCATGTAACAGATGATAGACCAACTGATCTACCATATGATAGATTAGATGATAGACCGACTGATACAGTAGATAATACTCAAGATGATAGATTAGATGGATCAGAAGAATTTATAGATACTAtgaatgaaatatattcattagaTAAAGGTAAAACAAAGCTTTATAAAGAATTTTTTAAGTTATATACAGATCCTGATGAATCAAATATTGAAgttgataattttgaacCTGGTCAAACACGTAGAAAAATATTTCTTTGGCTTttgattattattttaatttcaaatcCAATTCTTGGTggatataatttacatcattttactaattattataataatttcaatcaATCACaattaattgatatttttaatcctaaaataaataattccaaTAAAAAATGGTATCAATTTTCCtttacggtgactggtccaACCAAGAGTACTGAAGTTACTGGTAATAAGGATACTACTACAGGAAAGGGTACAGTaggaccaagcaccgtaactgagggaaagggagctaattctacag atGAATTAATGGAATTTAAAAGAGTATGTGATGTTATGAGTATGAAGATATGTAGATATAGTTTTTATGAAGTATTTGGTGAGATAATATTTGGtatatttagtttattattaatgagTTTATGTAAATTACCATGTAATAATGGTAATTCGATCCGATTCATGATGCcgattttatttatattatatatgcTGATTTATCGTATTTTAgcattttatatattaataattactataaaaataacattttattcaataattacTATGAAAccacaaattattaattggataccatattatataacatATTTCTTAAGTatacataatataaatCCATATAAAgatttatcaatattaaagcaaatatataaattggatgaatttggtattaaaattttatggttattttgtttagaaaatgtttatattacattttcaGAATCAATGGAATTATTTATggtttttataaaattaatcttcTCTTTAATACgtaaaattttgaaatataatgaattgaatttttattctaataatgaatctggatttaaattttttaaatgcTTTTCTCGTGACACTTTTTATAGTTCTGATCCAcatgaaaaatatatacactcattatataattatgcTAGTGATATTGGTacttatttaaaaaatatcaatGTAGATGATTATACACAAGGATTAGAtgatttaacaaataaattcaaaaatCGTCAAATCAataatcaataa
- a CDS encoding uncharacterized protein (chr2.C.cand.82 - score = 15.65), with translation MKEVNREIGKLDSIDSIGIATIENARCPEHYELPIQYFCLTCNVHCFCSECALSSHSGCEVLTLKEAYNTVVNTYINKWISQISTKSENLQVSFKKVLEDKRDQWTLKLQDLINNSKQMHNKINDDLELIKNRMSEWVANNNKEIQNELETYTEEIDKIVQEYEEMIEKLRTERNNKNLTEILQFYNENCEYLRQIILGDTPRDVEYFVKNAPKHIRDRINISNNTFKEMTNKLTELQQNIRNCHAIEKY, from the coding sequence ATGAAAGAAGTGAATAGAGAAATAGGAAAATTGGATTCAATAGATTCAATAGGAATAGCAACAATTGAAAATGCTCGCTGTCCTGAACATTATGAATTACCAATTCAATATTTCTGTTTAACATGTAATGTACATTGTTTTTGTTCTGAATGTGCATTAAGTTCACATTCAGGTTGTGAAGTTTTAACACTTAAAGAAGCTTACAATACTGTAGTAaatacatatataaataaatggatTTCACAAATTAGTACAAAATCTGAGAATCTACAAGTATCATTTAAAAAAGTTCTAGAAGATAAAAGAGATCAATGGACATTAAAGTTACaagatttaataaataattcgAAACAAATGCATAATAAGATAAATGACGATTTGGAATTAATTAAGAATCGTATGTCTGAATGGGTAgcaaataataataaagaaattcAAAATGAGTTAGAAACTTATACGGAagaaattgataaaattgttcAAGAATATGAAGAAATGATCGAGAAATTAAGAACAGAGCGaaataataagaatttaactgaaatattacaattttataatgaGAATTGTGAATACTTAAgacaaattattttaggtGATACACCTCGAGATGttgaatattttgtaaaaaatgCACCGAAACATATTAGGGATcgaattaatattagtaataatacttttaaagaaatgactaataaattaactgagttacaacaaaatattagaaattgTCACGcaattgaaaaatattaa
- a CDS encoding uncharacterized protein (chr2.cand.432 - score = 7.52), with protein MLTTNKEIIKLILYNFILDPMIKWDNIQNKITLKLTNHINIFTTSSTTNSSTVSIKDPYSTSNMKNIIGNNMEYKTGNGGLEVIYINEKVYSSISYSSNTTTDTRGTGNKDITKVSSVSGTVGPSTVTDEYQCIYNILN; from the exons ATGTTAACAACGaataaagaaataataaaattaattttatataatttcatactCGATCCTATGATCAAATGGgataatatacaaaataaaatcacACTTAAACTTACTAatcatattaatatttttactaCTTCATCTACTACCAATAGTAGTACTGTGAGTATTAAGGATCCCTATAGTACTAGTAATatgaagaatataattGGAAATAATATGGAATATAAAACAGGAAATGGTGGTTTAGaagtaatatatataaatgaaaaa GTATACAGTAGTATTAGTTATAGTAGTAATACTACTACAGATACTAGGGGTACTGGTAATAAGGATATTACTAAGGTCAGTAGTGTTAGTGGTACagttggaccaagcaccgttacggaTGAATACcaatgtatatataatatattaaattga
- a CDS encoding uncharacterized protein (zinc finger protein), which yields MNNKTIHVNDSMGVGLGRTLVEMENEHVCLSGRRLEEFRTRHCPFYLRQMCVNSSRCDMSHSETWPRRNPAHFRYDYKLCPNIQFFRNGNKMQLQGKCSYGRRCKFSHSKEEQLYHPDLYKTRYCVNYPNCKGYYCPFAHSKEELRTINRYSNYTQNGIHNTSDKFNGNCTSYKITRGEFSLVCYPTNYITNYVVENEVKELSIVEKVDGLVLEKETDTNSTCSNLDGESTIFSTNSSPSPQMSSNSSPVQLSNNLTPSPQSNNSSPSPQESPKLTREPGDLTRDLGDFSSDLTHLSPELRELSNDLQMSGLEEEDYNWFEDVIKSGLSLLDEEEKQQKTMGEKRCQICSGCLEKQKSSEATLESDHFSKQYQDIFKLWDKEF from the coding sequence ATGAATAATAAGACAATTCATGTAAACGATAGTATGGGTGTGGGACTGGGCAGGACATTGGTGGAAATGGAGAATGAACATGTATGTTTATCGGGTAGAAGATTAGAGGAATTTAGAACAAGACATTGCCCATTTTATTTACGTCAAATGTGTGTAAACTCAAGTCGATGTGATATGAGTCATTCAGAGACATGGCCACGAAGGAATCCAGCACACTTTCGATATGACTATAAACTTTGTCCTAACATTCAATTCTTTAGAAATGGTAATAAGATGCAATTACAGGGCAAGTGCAGCTATGGCCGAAGATGTAAATTCAGTCACTCCAAAGAAGAACAACTCTATCATCCAGACCTATATAAAACTAGAtattgtgtaaattatcCCAATTGCAAGGGTTACTATTGTCCATTTGCACACTCTAAGGAAGAATTACGTACTATAAATCGTTACTCCAATTATACACAAAATGGAATACATAATACTAGCGATAAATTTAATGGTAATTGTACTAGTTACAAAATTACAAGGGGAGAATTCTCCCTAGTCTGTTATCcaactaattatataactaattatgTTGTAGAGAATGAAGTAAAGGAATTGAGTATAGTGGAAAAGGTGGATGGATTAGTATTGGAAAAGGAAACAGATACCAACAGCACATGTAGTAATTTAGATGGTGAATCAACAATATTCTCTACCAATTCATCACCTTCACCTCAAATGTCAAGTAATTCAAGTCCAGTTCAACtgtcaaataatttaaccCCGTCTCCGCAGTCAAATAATTCAAGTCCGTCACCTCAGGAGTCACCTAAATTGACACGTGAACCAGGAGATTTGACCAGAGATTTGGGAGACTTTTCAAGTGATTTAACGCATTTATCACCGGAATTAAGAGAATTGTCAAATGACTTGCAAATGTCAGGACTAGAGGAAGAAGATTATAACTGGTTTGAAGATGTAATTAAAAGCGGTTTAAGTTTATTGGATGAGGAAGAAAAACAGCAAAAAACTATGGGAGAAAAAAGATGTCAAATTTGCTCAGGATGTCTTGAAAAACAAAAGAGCAGTGAAGCCACTTTGGAATCTGATCATTTTTCAAAACAATATCAAGACATATTCAAACTATGGgataaagaattttaa
- a CDS encoding uncharacterized protein (zinc finger protein), which translates to MMTDLEILKISGIGRFRSNSRGNHKTLNKTFCYEPKLNFNNKNNTTLYNETNIENSFINSDVNKHSKTLWDTTTGNTLTPNN; encoded by the coding sequence ATGATGACCGATTTGGAAATATTGAAGATTTCTGGGATTGGACGATTCAGGTCCAATTCTCGTGGAAATCATAAAACTCTAAATAAAACCTTTTGCTATGAACCGaaacttaattttaataataaaaataatacaaCACTTTATAATGAAActaatattgaaaattcatttattaattctgATGTCAACAAACATTCAAAAACCTTATGGGATACTACCACAGGTAATACTCTAACAcctaataactaa
- a CDS encoding uncharacterized protein (chr2.C.cand.79 - score = 13.12) has product MGMDENTHKRLISRNISNTNQQHYSNTNQHYCTNSNSSENFQDTNRKKNINLKQIKNITTNCAKSITNKLITFSNSLTQNNNYSNNKYINSQSNPYSVTNPYYNQSTTQGYSHSTHQSTSYGTSQSSQRVGSPMGSGPGYGVNTIPGSGYGHGYGTVPGYGSGNGVEYVYGNNKPNTVYSINNIINRIVNNEDIIRTHRELVIIIEYCLSYKDFLVEINIEKDRFGAPTMESINNFSIINHKICDKILDYIRNRKDCCIFVVKFITWKMRCTKKPEEVILSLELLFNCLHKFGGYFLILFTKSLMKTLRKLLFITNFKSSITSNVKKKITKILGIHNGACSSSSNITTYLAPKGVPLTPKGSI; this is encoded by the coding sequence atGGGGATGGATGAAAATACTCATAAACGTTTAATATCTCGTAATATATCTAATACTAATCAACAACATTATTCAAATACTAATCAACATTATTGTACAAATTCGAATAGTTCAGAAAATTTTCAAGATACAAATCGTaagaagaatataaatttaaaacaaattaaaaatattactaCAAATTGTGCTAAATCtattactaataaattaattacattttccaattctcttacacaaaataataattattctaataataaatatattaattcaCAATCTAATCCTTATTCTGTTACTAATCCTTATTACAATCAATCTACTACACAAGGATATAGTCATTCTACTCATCAATCTACTTCATATGGAACTAGTCAATCTAGTCAACGTGTTGGTTCTCCAATGGGTAGTGGACCAGGATATGGAGTTAATACTATACCAGGATCAGGATATGGACATGGATATGGTACTGTACCAGGATATGGATCAGGAAATGGTGTAGAATATGTATATGGTAATAATAAACCAAATAcagtatatagtataaataatataataaatcgtatagtaaataatgaagataTAATAAGAACACATCGTgaattagtaataataatagaatattGTTTAAGTTATAAAGATTTTTTAGTGGAGATAAATATAGAAAAGGATCGATTTGGTGCACCAACAATGgaatcaataaataattttagtataataaatcataaaatttGTGATAAGATATTGGATTATATAAGAAATAGAAAAGATTGTTGTATATTTGTTGtgaaatttattacttgGAAAATGAGATGTACTAAGAAACCTGAAGAAGTTATTTTAAGTTTAGaacttttatttaattgtttacATAAATTTGGTGGTtactttttaattttgtttacGAAATCTTTAATGAAAACTTTACggaaattattatttattactaattttaaatctagTATTACTTCTAATGTTAAAAAAaaaattactaaaattttaggtatccataacggtgcttgctccagcAGCTCCAATATCACTACTTATTTAGCCCCTAAAGGGGTTCCCTTAACCCCAAAGGGGAGTATTTAG
- a CDS encoding uncharacterized protein (chr2.C.cand.83 - score = 21.23) translates to MNNKHLNRVIKNEIKKNIKSNERVVKGIKREFDDEKRDFKVKQEYYDEKREFKDIKREFKDEKYNKEVYELEDSKLIEKEKPNFEPSGLLAIETNNRNGIQLKYVVPEESIKPDLSWRLYIFKSNDKEPPKVIKIDEKEYYLIGKDHRIVDINLFHPSISKQHAVIQYRHIEDQILPYLIDLNSTNGTYINDMKLESSKYYELRYFLLIIS, encoded by the exons atgaataataaacatttaaatagagtaataaaaaatgaaattaaaaaaaacataaaatcTAATGAACGGGTGGTTAAAGGTATAAAACGGGAGTTTGATGATGAAAAAAGAGATTTTAAAGTAAAACAAGAGTATTATGATGAAAAAAGAGAATTTAAAGATATAAAACGAGAATTTAAagatgaaaaatataataaagaaGTTTATGAATTAGAAGATTCTAAATTGa ttGAGAAAGAAAAACCAAATTTTGAACCTTCTGGATTACTTGCAATTGAAACAAATAATCGCAATGGAATACAATTAAaa TATGTTGTACCTGAAGAAAGTATTAAACCAGATTTAAGTTGGCgtttatatattttcaaatcaaatgataaaGAACCACCAA aagtaataaaaatagatgagaaagaatattatttgattgGAAAGGATCATAGAATTgttgatataaatttatttcatccATCAATTTCTAAACAACATGCTGTTATACAATATCGTCATATTGAAGATCAAATTTT GCCTTATTTGATAGATTTAAATAGTACTAATGGtacatatataaatgatatgAAATTAGAATCTTCCAAATATTATGAACTCCGGTACtttttactaataatttcataa
- a CDS encoding uncharacterized protein (chr2.C.cand.80 - score = 27.35) yields the protein MRLRGIKFPNISEQDKLLNIPHISNTSNMVTPVTGSGPTSTNTTHTTTYTHPSYTNPSTTNTMTTGMMDDRIIGLEELDELLYNINNNNYTNEYINNIRNKLIISINILSNKSTLNNYQSQLLDKILKLNDSLLLLSNSTVTVTGTTDTEGTEVTKDTHTKGTSSMGTKSTSNMGIGSFMSIGSDEIGEMRKTSSGGFVGGPDTVTGNTVMDMENNMLELDEIFNFINFNEKNEQLIDEDDEDEEEEELINNFINLSTPKQIISTSVTELGPTESTNTTGTVVPGSSFTEDIGTTGPSTVTEGKGPTGTDETPFEGGRDTNTVTEDTTKDEKKKNISELVSELDNLEMDFGHMSMNNF from the coding sequence ATGAGATTACGTGGTATTAAATTTCCTAATATATCTGAAcaagataaattattaaatataccACATATTTCTAATACTTCCAATATGGTGACTCCCGTTACGGGGTCAGGTCCAACGTCCACCAATACTACTCATACTACTACTTATACACATCCTTCTTATACTAATCCCTCTACTACCAATACTATGACTACTGGTATGATGGATGATAGAATAATTGGATTAGAAGAATTGgatgaattattatataatataaataataataattatacaaatgaatatattaataatattagaaataaattaattattagtattaatattttatccaATAAATCAACacttaataattatcaatcacaattattagataaaaTACTTAAACTTAAtgattctttattattattaagtaattccaccgttacggtgactggtacTACTGACACTGAAGGTACTGAGGTTACTAAGGATACTCATACTAAGGGTACTAGTAGTATGGGTACTAAGAGTACTAGTAATATGGGTATTGGTAGTTTTATGAGTATTGGTAGTGATGAGATTGGTGAGATGAGGAAGACCTCTTCGGGTGGATTTGTTGGTGGAccagacaccgtaacgggaaacaccgtaatggatatggaaaataatatgttgGAATTGGatgaaatatttaattttataaattttaatgaaaaaaatgaacaattaattgatgaagatgatgaagatgaagaggaagaagaattaattaataatttcattaatttatctacaccaaaacaaattataagtacttccgttacggagcttgGTCCCACAGAAAGTACTAATACCACTGGTACAGTTGTACCTGGTAGTAGTTTTACTGAGGATATAGGTACCActggaccaagcaccgttactgaGGGAAAGGGACCTACTGGAACTGATGAAACCCCTTTCGAAGGTGGCCGTGATACTAACACCGTTACGGAGGATACTACTAAAGATGAAAAGAAAAAGAATATATCAGAATTAGTATCAgaattagataatttagaaatgGATTTCGGACACATGTCAATgaacaatttttaa